One stretch of Microvirga lotononidis DNA includes these proteins:
- a CDS encoding Y-family DNA polymerase encodes MRKPTGLERLYVDFDSFFASAEQHLQPHLRGKPVGVIPVDSEHTGLIAASREAKAKGIKRGTFVRDARRQCPDLVLVTARHELYVDLHKDIIRTIETVVPVKAVCSIDEMLCALLPAEWSRALDIGRRVKEAIAAGIGPTLTCSVGLGPNDLLAKIAAEMEKPDGLVALHPDDLPGRLLSLDLTDIPGIAQGNAARLARAGIADMEALWRLQPKELRRLWGSVEGERLWMGLHGYTVERPETQRRMFGHGRVLPSDWRSLNGAYAAARVLLAKAAARMRRAGFSARTLSLWLTDRNSAGWYGEERFRPTWDDPSLLASLSRLFLHAEREEMHRSRSVHVALHDLVPLGEIEDDLFDHTPEAQLKRRMEYLSTIADRLNGTHRKTLLHWGPWVTIPGGYAGAKIAFNRIPDAEDF; translated from the coding sequence ATGCGCAAACCGACCGGGCTGGAGCGGCTCTACGTCGACTTCGATTCCTTCTTCGCCAGCGCCGAGCAGCACCTTCAGCCGCATCTGCGCGGCAAGCCGGTCGGGGTGATCCCAGTCGATTCCGAGCACACGGGCCTCATCGCCGCCAGCCGGGAGGCGAAGGCCAAGGGAATCAAGCGCGGCACCTTCGTGCGCGACGCCCGCAGGCAATGCCCCGACCTCGTTCTCGTGACCGCGCGGCACGAGCTGTATGTGGACCTGCACAAGGACATCATCCGGACCATCGAGACCGTTGTTCCGGTCAAGGCGGTCTGCTCCATCGACGAGATGCTCTGCGCGCTCCTGCCCGCCGAGTGGTCGCGGGCGCTCGACATCGGGCGGCGCGTCAAGGAGGCCATTGCCGCCGGGATCGGCCCGACCCTCACCTGTTCGGTCGGCCTCGGCCCCAACGACCTCCTGGCCAAGATCGCGGCCGAGATGGAAAAGCCCGACGGCCTCGTGGCCCTTCATCCGGATGATCTGCCGGGACGCCTGCTTTCCCTGGATCTGACGGATATCCCCGGCATCGCCCAAGGCAATGCGGCGCGCCTCGCCCGTGCCGGAATCGCCGACATGGAGGCCTTGTGGCGGCTCCAGCCCAAGGAGCTGCGCCGACTCTGGGGGAGCGTCGAGGGAGAGCGGCTCTGGATGGGGCTCCACGGCTATACCGTGGAACGCCCCGAGACTCAGCGCCGGATGTTCGGGCATGGACGGGTTCTGCCGTCGGACTGGCGCTCCCTGAACGGGGCCTATGCGGCGGCACGGGTTCTCCTCGCCAAAGCTGCGGCCCGCATGCGCCGCGCCGGCTTCTCGGCCCGGACGCTTTCCCTCTGGCTGACGGACAGGAACAGCGCCGGATGGTATGGGGAGGAACGCTTCCGGCCGACCTGGGACGACCCCTCCCTGCTGGCCTCGCTCAGCCGCCTCTTTCTCCATGCCGAACGGGAGGAAATGCATCGCAGCCGCAGCGTGCATGTCGCCCTGCACGATCTGGTGCCGCTGGGCGAGATCGAGGACGATCTGTTCGACCACACGCCGGAGGCGCAGCTCAAACGCCGGATGGAATATCTGTCGACCATCGCCGACCGGCTGAACGGAACCCACCGCAAGACCCTCCTTCACTGGGGGCCCTGGGTCACGATCCCCGGCGGCTATGCCGGGGCGAAAATCGCCTTCAACCGCATTCCCGATGCGGAGGATTTTTAG
- a CDS encoding DUF3072 domain-containing protein produces MSSQGKAASRTAVNHKSSAEGDNPKVHPDPSDNQIKDPDEWVSGDEPMTGAQASYLKTLSEQAHDPKAFDPGLDKAEASKRIDQLKQKQGR; encoded by the coding sequence ATGTCTTCGCAAGGTAAAGCGGCAAGCCGCACTGCGGTTAACCATAAATCTTCCGCAGAGGGAGATAACCCGAAGGTTCATCCTGATCCTTCCGACAACCAGATCAAGGATCCGGACGAGTGGGTCTCCGGCGACGAGCCGATGACCGGCGCCCAAGCCTCGTATCTGAAGACCCTGTCCGAGCAGGCCCACGATCCGAAGGCTTTCGATCCCGGTCTCGACAAGGCCGAGGCCTCGAAGCGGATCGATCAGCTGAAGCAGAAGCAGGGGCGTTAA
- a CDS encoding Tim44 domain-containing protein, which yields MMKFASRRSRVMVALAAALVLAGSAAEARVGGRSSFGSRGARTYTPPPATRTAPEAAAPIQRSQIPNQGPNMTRPGTPAPNVAQPRRFGFGTGLMAGLFGAGLLGMLFGHGFFGGLGGLASIFGLLLQIGLVVLLVSFAMKWFRRRQEPAYAGPDQGYARSMGGSVPPTGGRPMSGGLGAGLGGGLGSALGGALGGRSQQAQARPGVRDEIGIGESDYAAFERGLVEMQDAYSREDVAKLWQLATPEMAGYIQEELNDNAARGVVNKLSNVRLNQGDLSEAWREGSTDYATVAMRFGITDVMTDRATGRVVEGDPNKVEEATELWTFRRDQGGSWKVSAIQQA from the coding sequence ATGATGAAATTTGCTTCTCGCCGCAGTCGGGTGATGGTCGCCTTAGCGGCGGCCCTGGTCCTTGCCGGAAGTGCGGCCGAGGCTCGCGTCGGCGGCCGGAGCAGTTTCGGCTCGCGCGGTGCACGCACCTACACACCTCCGCCGGCGACCCGGACGGCGCCCGAAGCGGCGGCCCCGATCCAGCGCTCGCAGATTCCGAACCAGGGTCCGAACATGACCCGGCCCGGTACACCGGCCCCGAACGTGGCGCAGCCGCGCCGTTTCGGCTTCGGCACGGGCCTGATGGCCGGCCTGTTTGGCGCGGGCCTGCTCGGCATGCTGTTCGGCCATGGCTTCTTCGGCGGCCTCGGCGGCCTTGCTTCGATCTTCGGCCTTCTGCTCCAGATCGGCCTCGTGGTCCTGCTGGTCTCATTCGCCATGAAGTGGTTCCGCAGGCGCCAGGAGCCGGCCTATGCCGGCCCTGATCAGGGCTATGCCCGGTCCATGGGCGGCAGCGTGCCGCCGACGGGCGGACGGCCCATGAGCGGCGGTTTGGGGGCTGGTTTAGGCGGTGGTCTCGGCAGTGCCCTGGGCGGCGCCCTCGGCGGCCGATCCCAGCAGGCTCAGGCCCGGCCGGGCGTGCGAGACGAGATCGGCATCGGCGAGAGCGATTACGCTGCCTTCGAGCGCGGCCTCGTCGAGATGCAGGACGCCTATTCGCGCGAAGACGTCGCGAAGCTCTGGCAGCTCGCCACGCCCGAGATGGCCGGCTACATCCAGGAAGAGCTCAACGACAACGCGGCCCGCGGCGTCGTGAACAAGCTTTCCAATGTGCGCCTGAACCAAGGCGATCTGTCGGAAGCCTGGCGTGAGGGCAGCACGGATTACGCGACCGTCGCCATGCGCTTCGGCATTACCGACGTGATGACGGACCGGGCTACGGGCCGTGTGGTGGAAGGCGACCCGAACAAGGTCGAGGAGGCGACGGAGCTCTGGACCTTCCGCCGGGACCAGGGCGGTTCCTGGAAGGTCTCGGCGATCCAGCAGGCCTAA
- a CDS encoding type 1 glutamine amidotransferase domain-containing protein translates to MPDIKQAKILIMATDGFEESELTVPQGKLADAGATVEIAAPKSRMKSGKIYGWDKTDWGKTVSVDKDLEDVNPADYDALVLPGGQINPDKLRTEPKALEIIRAFYSSGKTLAAICHAPWLLIEAGVIKGKQCTSYHSIKTDVINAGGQWRDETVVTDQGLITSRNPGDLDAFVSKIIEEVREGSHAGRRAAAE, encoded by the coding sequence ATGCCTGACATTAAACAGGCCAAGATCCTCATCATGGCGACCGATGGCTTCGAGGAATCGGAACTCACGGTTCCGCAGGGAAAGCTCGCCGATGCCGGTGCGACGGTCGAGATCGCGGCTCCGAAATCGCGCATGAAGTCCGGCAAGATCTACGGCTGGGACAAGACGGATTGGGGCAAGACCGTCTCCGTCGACAAGGACCTCGAGGATGTGAACCCGGCCGACTACGATGCGCTCGTCCTGCCCGGCGGACAGATCAATCCCGACAAGCTGCGCACCGAGCCCAAGGCGCTCGAGATCATCCGTGCCTTCTATTCTTCCGGCAAGACCCTGGCCGCCATCTGCCACGCACCCTGGCTTCTCATCGAGGCCGGCGTGATCAAAGGCAAGCAATGCACGTCCTATCACTCGATCAAGACGGACGTGATCAATGCCGGCGGCCAGTGGCGGGACGAGACGGTCGTGACCGATCAGGGCCTCATCACCAGCCGCAACCCGGGCGATCTCGATGCCTTCGTAAGCAAGATCATCGAGGAAGTCCGCGAAGGTTCGCATGCGGGCCGGCGTGCGGCGGCCGAATAG
- a CDS encoding metallophosphoesterase family protein, protein MSDEPQHVMKVAAMGDLHVREDNWTSYRDLFGEISREADVLVLAGDLTDLGKPKEAELLAQDIKSCSVPVVGVLGNHDYECGAHEEVTHILRDAGMRILDGQSVEIDGVGFVGVKGFAGGFGRRMLGSFGEPAIKQFVGETMNETLRLENAMRQVRAKRSMVILHYAPITDTIESEPLEIYPFLGSSRLAETIDRFKVSAIVHGHAHRGRFEGRTPGGQPVYNVAKHIEKPNGKPYAIIEI, encoded by the coding sequence ATGAGTGACGAACCACAGCACGTCATGAAGGTCGCGGCCATGGGCGACCTTCATGTTCGCGAAGACAACTGGACGTCCTATCGCGACCTGTTCGGCGAAATCTCAAGGGAGGCCGATGTCCTGGTTCTTGCCGGGGATCTCACCGATCTCGGCAAACCGAAGGAAGCCGAGCTTCTGGCGCAGGACATCAAGTCCTGCTCGGTTCCTGTGGTCGGCGTTCTCGGCAACCACGATTACGAATGCGGTGCGCACGAAGAGGTGACGCACATTCTCCGCGATGCCGGCATGCGTATCCTCGACGGACAATCCGTCGAGATCGACGGCGTCGGTTTCGTCGGCGTGAAAGGCTTCGCCGGCGGCTTCGGGCGCCGCATGCTGGGCTCTTTCGGCGAGCCGGCCATCAAGCAGTTCGTCGGCGAGACCATGAACGAGACGCTGCGGCTCGAAAACGCCATGCGCCAGGTGCGTGCGAAGCGCTCCATGGTCATTCTCCACTATGCGCCGATCACCGACACGATCGAGAGTGAGCCGCTGGAGATCTATCCGTTCCTGGGCTCGTCACGTCTGGCGGAGACCATCGACCGCTTCAAGGTCAGCGCCATCGTTCATGGCCATGCGCATCGCGGCCGCTTCGAGGGACGCACGCCCGGCGGCCAGCCGGTCTACAACGTCGCCAAGCATATCGAGAAGCCGAACGGCAAGCCTTACGCCATCATCGAGATCTGA
- a CDS encoding nucleotidyltransferase family protein: MAVHDPDLVSGSHHGVPLMDAKAEPTLKYPESEAFYAEALRELNNLGLPFLLAGTYALSAYTGITRPTKDLDIFCKAGDYTRVLSHFKSIGYSVEIEDDRWLGKVFKGQYFFDVIFASSNGTMPIGDQWFERARQIEVFGTPVRIVGPTELVWSKCFIQLRHRYDGADVAHTILKAHDQIDWHALLAYMEVHWEVLLMHLLNFRWIYPSERDKVPRWVMDELLDRLSKQLDLPPPQMKVCRGRMFSRIDYEIDVKQWGFADVGGEGEWRNE; encoded by the coding sequence ATGGCAGTTCACGACCCAGATCTCGTTTCAGGTTCCCATCACGGCGTCCCTCTCATGGATGCCAAGGCGGAACCGACCCTCAAATACCCGGAATCCGAAGCCTTCTATGCCGAGGCTCTTCGGGAGCTGAACAACCTCGGCCTGCCCTTCCTGCTCGCCGGCACCTATGCCCTATCGGCCTATACGGGGATCACCCGGCCGACCAAGGACCTCGACATCTTCTGCAAGGCCGGCGACTACACCCGCGTCCTGTCGCATTTCAAGAGCATCGGCTATTCCGTCGAGATCGAGGACGACCGCTGGCTCGGCAAGGTTTTCAAGGGTCAGTACTTCTTCGACGTGATCTTCGCCTCGTCGAACGGCACCATGCCGATCGGCGACCAGTGGTTCGAGCGCGCGCGCCAGATCGAGGTCTTCGGCACCCCGGTTCGTATCGTCGGGCCGACCGAGCTCGTCTGGTCGAAATGCTTCATCCAGCTGCGCCACCGCTATGACGGCGCGGACGTGGCGCACACGATTCTGAAGGCGCACGACCAGATCGACTGGCATGCCCTGCTCGCCTACATGGAAGTTCATTGGGAGGTGCTGCTCATGCACCTGCTCAACTTCCGTTGGATCTACCCGTCGGAGCGCGACAAGGTTCCGCGCTGGGTGATGGACGAGCTCCTCGACAGGCTTTCCAAGCAGCTCGATCTTCCGCCGCCGCAGATGAAGGTCTGTCGCGGACGAATGTTCTCCCGCATCGATTACGAGATCGATGTCAAGCAATGGGGCTTCGCCGATGTCGGCGGCGAAGGTGAATGGCGGAATGAGTGA
- a CDS encoding BON domain-containing protein yields MAHERRYGNQDFDWRDREDEGYIARRGFGNRAAGYERGSRSGEDDGWRLEREVRERDYGDSAGYGSGGSSLDWRDVVGEDRGGYERPFFGSDRRRDPDQFGQDRYGRNRSGSESFGRGSRDYNEDRGFFERAGDEVRSWFGDEGAERRRERDMREVGMHRGRGPKGYQRSDARITEDLNDRLTEDPHVDASEIEVRVENREVTLTGTVNSRFEKRHAEDLAEAVSGVTHVQNNLRVQQQADAGIGGSTMSGVGAAGAGSTGLVETSGAGRAASTRRRPGGSSESGI; encoded by the coding sequence ATGGCCCATGAACGCCGCTACGGAAATCAGGATTTCGACTGGCGCGACCGCGAGGACGAAGGCTACATCGCCCGCCGAGGCTTCGGCAACCGGGCCGCGGGATACGAGCGGGGTTCCCGGTCGGGAGAGGACGACGGCTGGCGCCTGGAGCGTGAAGTCCGCGAGCGCGATTACGGCGACTCGGCCGGCTACGGCAGCGGCGGCTCGTCCCTGGACTGGCGCGATGTGGTCGGCGAGGATCGCGGGGGCTATGAGAGGCCCTTCTTCGGCTCCGACCGCCGCCGCGACCCGGATCAGTTCGGGCAGGACCGGTATGGCCGGAACCGTTCCGGATCGGAGAGCTTCGGACGCGGCTCGCGCGACTACAACGAGGATCGCGGCTTCTTCGAACGGGCGGGCGACGAGGTCCGGTCCTGGTTCGGCGACGAGGGAGCGGAACGCCGCCGCGAACGGGACATGCGCGAGGTCGGCATGCATCGAGGGCGCGGGCCGAAAGGTTATCAGCGCTCGGACGCCCGCATCACGGAAGACTTGAACGATCGTCTTACGGAGGATCCGCATGTCGACGCGTCGGAGATCGAGGTGCGGGTGGAGAACCGTGAGGTGACGCTCACCGGCACCGTGAACAGTCGCTTCGAGAAGCGGCACGCGGAGGATCTGGCCGAGGCGGTCTCCGGCGTCACTCACGTGCAGAACAACCTTAGGGTCCAGCAGCAGGCGGATGCGGGGATTGGCGGTTCTACGATGTCGGGCGTAGGCGCGGCGGGCGCGGGAAGCACCGGCTTGGTGGAAACCTCCGGCGCCGGCCGGGCCGCTTCGACCCGGCGGCGACCGGGCGGCTCTTCGGAAAGCGGGATCTGA
- a CDS encoding cold-shock protein: MEQGTVKWYNETKGYGFIQPDNGGKDVFVHATALERAGMRGLREGQKISYELQTDQRTGRQSAVNLQNA; the protein is encoded by the coding sequence ATGGAACAGGGAACCGTGAAGTGGTACAATGAAACCAAGGGTTATGGTTTCATCCAGCCCGACAACGGCGGCAAGGACGTGTTCGTTCATGCGACCGCTCTCGAGCGGGCCGGCATGCGCGGCTTGCGCGAAGGCCAGAAGATCTCTTACGAGCTTCAGACCGACCAGCGCACCGGCCGCCAGTCTGCAGTGAACCTGCAGAACGCGTAA
- the infA gene encoding translation initiation factor IF-1 codes for MAKEELITFEGLVTEILPDARYRVQLDNGHEVIAYTAGKMKKNRIKTLAGDRVTVEMSPYDLEKGRLIFRHKDSGASSGPRPPQRGNQQFRRR; via the coding sequence ATGGCAAAGGAAGAACTAATCACCTTCGAGGGACTTGTGACCGAGATTCTGCCCGATGCGCGCTACCGCGTGCAGCTCGACAACGGACACGAGGTCATCGCCTACACGGCCGGAAAGATGAAGAAGAACCGCATCAAGACCCTGGCCGGTGACCGCGTGACCGTCGAGATGTCGCCCTACGATCTGGAAAAGGGCCGACTGATCTTCCGTCACAAGGATTCGGGTGCCTCTTCCGGTCCGCGCCCGCCGCAGCGCGGCAATCAGCAGTTCCGGCGCCGCTAA